The following DNA comes from Mesorhizobium sp. B2-1-8.
AACCCATGCCAGAGATAATCGAGATTCATGATGTTTGCCTTTCCCGCAAGGAGCGGCCGATCCGCGATCAGCCGAACAGTGTGCCCGTGGGCAGATAGACTTGCAGCAGGTAGGAGAAGATGAACCACCACAGCGCCGCATGGCCGGCCGCGCCGGCCGCCGCGTAACCGAGCGGCGCGCCGAAGATCAGGCCCGTGCCGAGGGTCAGCAGGAAGATGGAGATCGCGAAACCCGCCGTCTCGAAGACCGCGACGCAGAAGACCAGCACCAGAGGGATGGCGAGCACCCGCCACAAAAGCCGTCCGGATGGAAACGCCTCGGCGGTGCCGGGCGAGCGCACATAGAACACGCACAGCAGTCCGAGAATGAGGGCCAAGGCCA
Coding sequences within:
- a CDS encoding tripartite tricarboxylate transporter TctB family protein; the protein is MSDNARTALVIGRISALCLFGLAVTYGVGGASIEYAFSSDPLGPRVVPVALALILGLLCVFYVRSPGTAEAFPSGRLLWRVLAIPLVLVFCVAVFETAGFAISIFLLTLGTGLIFGAPLGYAAAGAAGHAALWWFIFSYLLQVYLPTGTLFG